Below is a genomic region from Actinomadura sp. NAK00032.
ATTAGAGCTTGTTCAACCGCCCGGCCAGCAAGCGCCGTGGCAACCGAGGTGCCTTCGACGGAGATGAGGCGTCTGTGAAAGGTGTGTTGCGTGCGCTGGGCCGGGCGCATGGGCTGATCGCCACTGTGGCGGTCATGCTCGCCCTGGCTCTGCTTGCCGGAGTGGCGGGCGAGGCGGCTGCGGCGGTGCGGCCCAAACTCTCGGAGGACGGGACTGACCGTCGTCCCGCCACCCAGAAAACTGCGCGGATAAAGGGCAAGGCCGTCAAAGTCCGGGAGAGCAAGCTTCCGGGCACGGCCGGCACACCGATCACGTCCAAGCCTCCTGCTCCGGCCTGGCCGGAGCCTGGGCAGGGCACTGCGGACTTGTCGACGCTGGAGGCCGGCAAGAGCAAGGACGGTCAAGCCTCCAGCGGATGGGCGCGGGCCGGCAAGCTGCCGGTCTGGGCGGGCGCACCAGCCGCCCGTAAGGGCGAGCGAACGGCCCGCTCGGCGGTGCCGCCGCGCGTGCACGTGGAAATGGCTGACCGCAAGACCGCGAAGGCCACACGCACTGAGGCAGTCATGGCGGTATCCGCCCCGCAGGCGGGAACTGTCAGAGTCGGGCTCTCCTATGCGCAGTTCAAGGACGCCCACGGTGGCGATTGGGCGTCCCGGCTGCGCCTAGTGAAACTACCGGCGTGCGCGTTGAGCACCCCCGAACAGGCGAACTGCCGCCAGCGCACCGTCCTGCCCACGGTCAACGACACCAAGACCGCGACACTGTCTGCCGATGTCACCGTGACCGACGGATCCGCGCAGACCGGCACCGCTGCGACCGGGCAGGCGACGGTGTTGGCCGCCGAGGCGGGCCCGTCCGGCCCGACCGGTGACTGGGGCGCCACAAGTCTGTCGCCGGCATCCAACTGGAACGCGGGCAGCAACACCGGAGAGTTCTCCTGGAGCTATCCGATGCGGTTGCCGCCAGTTCCCGGCGAGCTGATGCCCGAGGTCACAGTCGCCTACAGTTCCGGGGCGGTGGACGGCAAGACCGCCGCCGACAACTCCCAGGCCTCCTGGATCGGCGACGGCTTCGACTACTGGCCTGGCTTCATCGAACGCAAGTACAAGCCGTGCATTGATGCCGGGCACGCCTCCGGCGACCTGTGCTGGGGCCGTCACAACGCGGTGCTGTCCCTGAACGGACGCTCCACCGAACTGCTGTATGACAGCGCTGCTCAGACCTGGCGTCCACGCAACGACGACGGCTCCACCATCGAGCGGCTGACAGGCGCCACCAACGGCGACGACAACGGTGAGTACTGGAAGCTGACTGACCTGGACGGTGTCGAGTACTACTTCGGCATCAACCGTCCCGACGACTGGGAGAGCGGGGAGAAGGAGACCGACTCGACCTGGACGGTCCCGGTCTTCGGGGACAGCAGTGGCGAACCCTGCTACGACAGCACATTCAAGGACGCCTGGTGCCAGCAGGCGTGGCGATGGAACCTCGACCACGTCGTCGATCCGCACAACAGCACCATCACCTACTTCTACGAGAAAGAAGCCAACCACTACACCCGCTATCAGCAGACCACCGGCGGGACCCGTTACGACTCCGGCGGCTACCTGAGCCGCATCGACTATGGTCAGCGCAAGGGCTCTACCTACGCCACTCCGGCCACCGCCCGCGTCCGCTTCTCCGTTGCGTCACGTACGGACCTGCCCGACGACCGGATCTGCGACAGCGGTGAAACCTGCGGCTACGGCAAGACCTCGCCGACGTTCTTCAACCGCAAACGCCTGACCAAGATCACCACCAAGCTCCGCAAAGACGGGACGGTCGCCACCGAGGACCCCGGTTACAAGATCGTCGACAGCTGGGACCTTGGCCAGACCTACCAGAACGGCGCGCTCTGGCTGCACACCATCGACCAGACCGGCTACGACGGCAGCGACACCCAGGCGCCGCGCATCACCCTGTTCGGCCAGCTCATGACCAACCGGGTGATCACCGGACGGTCCGGCACCGGAGTGGACGCCCTGCCCGGGTACGACCGGCCCCGCCTGGTCGGGATCGACAACGGCACTGGCGGAACCACAAGCGTCGGCTACTCCGATCCGTACGCCAGCCCCACACCGGCCGGAGAGTGCGTCTATTCGGCCGGCGGCATGCCCGATCCAAAGAGCAACACCAAACGCTGCTTCCCGGTGAAGTGGACACAACCTGACGGCACGCTGGTCAACGACTGGTACCACAAGTATGTCGCCAGTTACATCATCGAGGCCGACAACACCGGCCAGTCCAGGTCTCAAATCACGCGCTACACCTACCTCGGCGACGCCGCCTGGCGGTACGCCGAGGACGACGGGATGACCAAGGACAAATGGCGCACCTGGTCGCAGTGGCGCGGCTATGCCAAAGTCCGCACCGTTACCGGCGACGGTCAGAACGGTGAACAGCAGTCGCGCACCGAGACCACCTATGCCCGCGGAATGGACGGCAACTACCAGGGCAAAGGCAACCCGCGCCAGAGCGTGACGGTCACCGACTCCAAAAACCTGCTCGGCGGGATCAGCGACCTAGATCCGCTCGCCGGCGCCGTCCTGGAGACCCGCACCTTCAACGGCGCCTTCACCGACGCCGCCGAAGTCTCCGCGAGCGTGTCGAGGCCCAAGTGGACCAAGACCATCAGCCGCACCTTCCACGACACCAACTCTGACGACGACATCACCGTTGACGGCGGACGCGTCCAACCGCAGTGGACCAAGGGCCGATCGCGCAAGGCCGACGGCACAGACTTCAACACCGAGACCACTTTCGACTACGACTCGCTGGGCCGCACCGTCGCCGTCGACAACGAAGGCGACGTCACCACCGCCGCCGACGACACCTGCACCCGTACCGTCTTCCCCAGCGGCGCGGCGCCCGCCGGCGCGATCCAGTCCCAGCCGATCCGCAACCTTTCGGTAGCGGTCGATTGCGACAACGACGCCAGTCACGAACCGAACTTGGTCCCCGCCGACATGATCTCTGACACGAAGATCATGTATGACGGTAAGGCATACGGCGCCTACCCGACCGTCGGCAATGTCACCCGTACGGAAAAGGCCACCGGTGTCTCGGGCGGCCGCTCCACCATGGTGCCCGCCGTGACCACCACCTACGACGGGTACGGCCGTGTTCTGGAGACCACCGATGTCGGTGACCCTGCCACCCCTGACGACGACCGCACCACCACCTCCACCTACACCAACGCCCCCGAGGGCTGGCTGAAATCCAGCACCCTCACCACTCCGCCGGTCAGTGTCGGCGGTGCCACACCGGCCGGATTCACCACCACGACCCAGTACAACCCTGCCCGCGGCACCCCCACCAAGGTCACCGACCCGAACGGCCGCGTAGGTGAAGGCGAGTATGACGGACTCGGCCGTCTCGTTCGGGCCTGGCTGCCCAACAACATGCGCAGCAGGCACCCCGATCGGCCTTCCACCATCTACACCTACACCTTCCCCACCGACGGCAACCCGGTCTCGGTCACCACCAAGACCCTCACCAACGATGACCCGGCCACCTACGAAACCTCTGTCGACCTGCTCGACGGCCTGCTGCGGCCTCGCCAGTCACAGAACGAGGCCGTCGGCGGCGGCCGGATCGTCACCGACACCAAGTACGACAGCCGCGGCCTGGTCTTCAAGACCAACGCAGCCTACGTGCTCACAGGTGACCCGTCCGGTGTGCTGACCACAGCCGACGACAACCAGATCCCCAGCCAGACCCTCAGCACCTACGACGGCGCCG
It encodes:
- a CDS encoding polymorphic toxin-type HINT domain-containing protein — encoded protein: MKGVLRALGRAHGLIATVAVMLALALLAGVAGEAAAAVRPKLSEDGTDRRPATQKTARIKGKAVKVRESKLPGTAGTPITSKPPAPAWPEPGQGTADLSTLEAGKSKDGQASSGWARAGKLPVWAGAPAARKGERTARSAVPPRVHVEMADRKTAKATRTEAVMAVSAPQAGTVRVGLSYAQFKDAHGGDWASRLRLVKLPACALSTPEQANCRQRTVLPTVNDTKTATLSADVTVTDGSAQTGTAATGQATVLAAEAGPSGPTGDWGATSLSPASNWNAGSNTGEFSWSYPMRLPPVPGELMPEVTVAYSSGAVDGKTAADNSQASWIGDGFDYWPGFIERKYKPCIDAGHASGDLCWGRHNAVLSLNGRSTELLYDSAAQTWRPRNDDGSTIERLTGATNGDDNGEYWKLTDLDGVEYYFGINRPDDWESGEKETDSTWTVPVFGDSSGEPCYDSTFKDAWCQQAWRWNLDHVVDPHNSTITYFYEKEANHYTRYQQTTGGTRYDSGGYLSRIDYGQRKGSTYATPATARVRFSVASRTDLPDDRICDSGETCGYGKTSPTFFNRKRLTKITTKLRKDGTVATEDPGYKIVDSWDLGQTYQNGALWLHTIDQTGYDGSDTQAPRITLFGQLMTNRVITGRSGTGVDALPGYDRPRLVGIDNGTGGTTSVGYSDPYASPTPAGECVYSAGGMPDPKSNTKRCFPVKWTQPDGTLVNDWYHKYVASYIIEADNTGQSRSQITRYTYLGDAAWRYAEDDGMTKDKWRTWSQWRGYAKVRTVTGDGQNGEQQSRTETTYARGMDGNYQGKGNPRQSVTVTDSKNLLGGISDLDPLAGAVLETRTFNGAFTDAAEVSASVSRPKWTKTISRTFHDTNSDDDITVDGGRVQPQWTKGRSRKADGTDFNTETTFDYDSLGRTVAVDNEGDVTTAADDTCTRTVFPSGAAPAGAIQSQPIRNLSVAVDCDNDASHEPNLVPADMISDTKIMYDGKAYGAYPTVGNVTRTEKATGVSGGRSTMVPAVTTTYDGYGRVLETTDVGDPATPDDDRTTTSTYTNAPEGWLKSSTLTTPPVSVGGATPAGFTTTTQYNPARGTPTKVTDPNGRVGEGEYDGLGRLVRAWLPNNMRSRHPDRPSTIYTYTFPTDGNPVSVTTKTLTNDDPATYETSVDLLDGLLRPRQSQNEAVGGGRIVTDTKYDSRGLVFKTNAAYVLTGDPSGVLTTADDNQIPSQTLSTYDGAERILTTTLYSYSTQKWTTTNRYDGERTTVIPPSGAMPSATLTDALGRTVETRQYKTANLTGPYLATTITYDGAGRPAESYDAAGNVWKTTYDVQGRPVTSTTPDKGTSTVTYDHFDQVATSTDARGTTLNRTYDKLGRPLEVKNGSTPLTSMTYDTVPYAKGLPATSTRHIGTDKYTTAITGYDGLYNAEGTTVTIPASQGALAGTYTTTQSYNFNGSPLTTSYPAVGGSTGLPTENVTTEYNDAGLPEWTHGLAAYVADTTYNGHGDITQLAMAAVSDKFLWQTFDRDPATNRLTRSTVKRQASTATFDLETKYDYTDAGSIRSILTNAAGKPADRQCFTYDYAQRLTEAWSTTNTDCTAAPTATTIGGPAPYWTSYEYDPNGNHGDKVGNRTKEVQHSFAGGPTADKTRTYTYPAPLGDSGVTSPHALKSLTETDGTTSTTDLYTYDQVGNTLTRPGQKLVWDAEGNLSKVTDDSGKELASFIYDAAGNRLIRKDTNGSTLYLASQEVKVSSSGTVTATRYYSHAGQTIAYRTGTSSSTIQFLIPDYQGSADTTVNAVDQNTWSVRRFAPFGAERGSPMGTWPALMDKGYVGGTKDNTTGLTHLGAREYDPVTGRFLSADPITGGGDPLTANGYSYAGNNPIDHSDPTGMLLDGGAHGTLPNSNRTEREDINNQHRNNFKYGGGGTIYVVPSIPSGGGCWVGCNGSVGAKSVPVKKHCGWSCKVGKVGGFLKKHQATIAGLAAGGICLAATSGTGTVGCAAVAGWVYGAVSYHQNTPADQQTLLGGFKASLTGAVIEVGLTITGAKVAKVAAPLLKRVAPKIIQKLAGRAKGGSPGRGGSAAKTAPAAAKNPAKAADDAPASGGGACRVSSFVPGTAVLMADGSAKPIDKIEVGDKVLATDPTTGKTAPQPVLATITRTGAKHLVQLTIDTDGDHVDKTGALIATDNHPFWVPAAGKWIDAGKLKPGMWLRTSAGTHVQLTATKTWTQHQRVHNLTVATYHTYYVEPGDTPVLVHNCGEATVHLDPVNQHALITVRNGDELIHVEQTGGVNVPTNGVAEFDLSTLPSTTINVKVSLSNPGGAMAYIEVMMMKTARGEYPPYDPVTQSCVTFCAQVLRAGGVSDIPTTTRRATNWLLRHHG